In Streptococcus sp. SN-1, a single genomic region encodes these proteins:
- a CDS encoding MFS transporter, protein MNRYAVQLISRGAVNKIGNMLYDYGNSVWLASMGTIGQTVLGMYQISELVTSILVNPFGGVISDRFSRRKILMETDLVCGILCLAISFIRNDSWMIGALIVANIVQAIAFAFSRPANKAIITELVEKDELVLYNSRLELVMQVVSVSSPVLSFLVLQFASLRITLVLDALSFFLAFGLVALLPKKEEKTLGEKKLTFKVIFSDIKEGVHYIVKQKEIFFLLVMASSVNFFFAAFNYLLPFSNQLYGSEGAYATILTMGAIGSIVGALLASKIKASMEMLLFLLALTGLGVMIMGFTLPSYLTFSGNFVCELFMTMFNVHFFTQVQTKVEGEYLGRVLSSIYTLAILFMPIATGLMTWLPSVHLYSFLIIGLGVVILSFLALGYVRTRFEKET, encoded by the coding sequence ATGAATCGCTATGCAGTACAGTTGATTAGTCGTGGAGCTGTTAACAAGATAGGGAATATGCTCTATGATTATGGAAATAGTGTCTGGTTGGCTTCCATGGGGACTATCGGGCAGACTGTTTTAGGAATGTATCAGATTTCTGAACTCGTCACATCTATTCTCGTAAATCCCTTTGGCGGAGTCATTTCAGACCGATTTTCTCGTCGTAAGATTTTAATGGAGACAGACCTTGTTTGTGGGATTCTTTGTCTGGCTATTTCTTTCATAAGGAATGATAGCTGGATGATTGGGGCTTTGATTGTTGCTAACATTGTGCAGGCTATTGCTTTTGCCTTTTCTAGACCGGCAAATAAGGCCATTATCACAGAATTGGTAGAGAAGGATGAACTGGTCCTCTACAATTCTCGTTTGGAATTAGTGATGCAGGTTGTCAGTGTGAGTTCCCCTGTACTATCTTTTCTGGTCTTACAATTTGCAAGTCTTCGCATTACCTTGGTATTAGATGCCCTTAGTTTTTTTCTCGCTTTTGGCTTAGTAGCCTTGCTTCCAAAGAAAGAAGAGAAGACTTTGGGGGAGAAGAAACTTACATTCAAAGTTATTTTTTCTGATATCAAGGAGGGAGTTCACTATATTGTGAAGCAAAAGGAAATCTTCTTTTTGTTAGTCATGGCTTCAAGTGTCAATTTTTTCTTCGCAGCTTTTAATTACCTCCTTCCCTTTTCGAATCAGCTTTACGGGTCAGAAGGAGCCTATGCCACTATTTTGACAATGGGGGCTATCGGATCTATTGTTGGGGCTTTGCTAGCTAGTAAGATTAAAGCCAGTATGGAAATGCTTCTGTTTTTATTGGCTCTGACTGGACTTGGAGTGATGATAATGGGCTTCACTCTCCCATCCTATCTGACTTTTTCAGGAAATTTCGTTTGTGAATTGTTTATGACGATGTTCAATGTTCACTTTTTTACTCAGGTACAAACCAAGGTTGAAGGTGAATATCTTGGTAGAGTTCTCAGTTCGATTTATACCTTAGCTATACTATTTATGCCTATTGCAACAGGTTTAATGACCTGGCTTCCAAGTGTTCATCTTTATTCTTTCTTGATTATTGGGCTAGGAGTTGTCATCTTATCCTTCTTAGCTTTAGGCTATGTACGAACTCGTTTTGAAAAAGAGACATAA
- the pulA gene encoding type I pullulanase: protein MYNYPMRIHYHRKNGEYDTCSFVKSKDQRIDLLTYQEDYFGALFSFEHPSAHPLESLNFVVHTGQTSKEYAIRFNHYPLLTEVWILEGDDRIYYSENPAIASPFYKNQNPFAFDKAINSASFDHHWGYQGELGCCVEDNQAHFALWAPTATEVQVVVYESATNDAPVWKTFEMERGNSYSYNHKDNTIGVWSLDVEEDLTGKAYQYQVQFPHHQTLTRDPYTIATSPDGKRSAILSHEEKQVANFEVKHGAEATWRLANPCKAVICEMHIRDLTKSPTSGVDEHLRGTFLGAAQTGTVNQYGQSTAFDYIKKIGYNYVQLQPIADRHKEYDADGNVTYNWGYDPQNYNAPETSLSTNPDDPAQVIRDLKTMVQAYHDAGIGVIMDVVYNHTFSVVDAPFQTTVPDYYYRMNPDGTFQNGTGVGNETASEHEMFRKYMIDSLLYWVQEYNIDGFRFDLMGIHDVKTMQMIRQSLDEIDPNIILYGEGWDMGTGLAPYDKAKKDNAYEMPNIGFFNDNQRDAVKGGEVYGAIKSGFVSGAATEPILAKAILGSRELGTYTLPNQVLNYVEAHDNYNLHDLLATLHPDQSSEQIMRKVETATAMNLLMQGMAFMEIGQEFGRTKLVATGENGELTHDDRERAMNSYNAPDSVNQVNWDLINERQDSIEFIRQMIRLKTGTGAFSYPTYDEIYHHVFVHSANEHSGLIVYEIQGEDHLLVVFNAKGQDFQFENAGNLELLVTNSHLSDKDMVGGVSTSVFKVL, encoded by the coding sequence ATGTATAACTACCCTATGCGCATTCATTACCATCGCAAGAATGGTGAATACGACACTTGCTCTTTTGTAAAGAGTAAGGATCAACGAATTGATTTACTGACTTACCAAGAAGATTATTTTGGTGCTTTATTTAGTTTCGAACACCCAAGTGCTCATCCCTTAGAAAGCTTGAATTTTGTGGTTCATACCGGCCAAACTAGTAAAGAATATGCTATCCGTTTTAATCACTATCCCCTCTTAACAGAGGTCTGGATTTTGGAAGGCGATGATAGAATTTATTATTCTGAAAATCCTGCAATTGCAAGTCCTTTCTATAAAAATCAAAATCCTTTTGCTTTTGACAAGGCTATCAATAGCGCTAGTTTCGACCACCACTGGGGCTACCAAGGGGAATTGGGGTGCTGTGTAGAGGACAATCAGGCTCATTTTGCTCTCTGGGCTCCAACAGCGACAGAAGTGCAGGTTGTCGTTTATGAATCAGCTACTAATGATGCTCCTGTTTGGAAGACTTTTGAGATGGAGAGAGGCAATAGCTACTCTTATAACCATAAGGACAATACTATTGGTGTCTGGAGTTTGGATGTTGAGGAAGATTTGACTGGTAAGGCTTATCAGTATCAAGTCCAATTCCCTCACCACCAAACACTGACACGCGATCCTTACACCATCGCGACCAGTCCTGATGGCAAACGTTCAGCTATCCTGAGCCATGAAGAAAAGCAAGTTGCAAACTTCGAGGTCAAGCACGGTGCTGAGGCTACTTGGCGCTTGGCAAATCCATGTAAGGCAGTTATTTGTGAAATGCACATTCGTGATTTGACCAAATCACCGACCTCAGGTGTAGATGAACATCTTCGAGGAACTTTCTTAGGTGCTGCTCAGACTGGAACGGTTAACCAGTATGGCCAGTCAACTGCTTTTGATTACATCAAGAAGATCGGCTACAATTATGTTCAGTTGCAACCAATTGCAGATCGTCACAAAGAATATGATGCGGATGGAAATGTAACCTACAACTGGGGTTATGACCCACAAAACTATAACGCGCCAGAAACGAGCCTTTCAACAAACCCAGATGATCCTGCTCAGGTTATTCGTGATTTGAAGACCATGGTTCAAGCTTACCACGATGCGGGAATTGGTGTTATTATGGATGTGGTCTATAACCATACCTTCTCAGTTGTTGATGCACCTTTCCAAACAACTGTCCCTGATTACTATTATCGTATGAATCCAGACGGTACCTTCCAGAATGGAACAGGCGTTGGAAATGAAACAGCCAGTGAACACGAAATGTTCCGCAAGTATATGATTGATTCTCTTCTATACTGGGTGCAGGAATACAATATTGACGGCTTCCGTTTTGACTTAATGGGGATTCATGATGTCAAGACCATGCAGATGATTCGTCAGAGTTTGGATGAAATTGACCCTAACATTATCCTTTATGGAGAAGGTTGGGACATGGGAACAGGTCTTGCCCCTTATGATAAGGCTAAGAAAGACAACGCCTACGAAATGCCAAATATTGGTTTCTTTAATGACAATCAGCGTGATGCTGTCAAAGGTGGAGAAGTTTATGGTGCTATCAAGTCAGGTTTTGTCAGCGGTGCTGCGACAGAGCCAATTCTTGCCAAAGCAATCCTAGGCAGTCGTGAATTAGGAACCTATACACTTCCAAATCAAGTACTTAACTATGTGGAAGCCCATGACAATTACAATCTTCACGATTTATTGGCAACTCTTCATCCAGACCAAAGTTCAGAACAAATCATGCGCAAGGTTGAGACAGCCACAGCTATGAACCTACTCATGCAAGGGATGGCCTTTATGGAAATCGGTCAAGAATTTGGTCGTACCAAACTAGTTGCGACTGGTGAAAATGGTGAGTTGACCCATGATGATAGAGAGCGTGCGATGAATAGCTATAATGCTCCAGACAGTGTGAACCAAGTGAACTGGGACTTGATTAATGAGCGTCAAGATAGTATTGAGTTTATCCGTCAGATGATTCGATTGAAGACAGGAACCGGTGCCTTTTCTTACCCTACTTATGATGAAATTTACCATCATGTTTTTGTTCATTCAGCAAATGAACATAGTGGTTTGATTGTCTATGAGATTCAAGGGGAAGACCATTTACTGGTTGTATTTAATGCTAAAGGGCAAGACTTCCAGTTTGAAAATGCTGGAAATCTAGAACTATTGGTGACCAATAGCCATTTAAGTGATAAAGACATGGTTGGTGGCGTTAGCACCAGCGTCTTTAAAGTCTTGTAG
- a CDS encoding MutR family transcriptional regulator, whose amino-acid sequence MEHLGKVFREFRTSGNYSLKEAAGESCSTSQLSRFELGESDLAVSRFFELLDNIHVTIENFMDKARNFHNHEHVAMMGQIVPLYYSNDIAGFQKLQIEQLEKAKSSTTPLYFELNWILLQGLICQRDSSYEMKQDDLDKVADYLFKTEEWTMYELILFGNLYSFYDVDYVTRIGREVMEREEFYLEIGRHKRLVLILALNCYQHCLEHSSFDNASYFEAYTEKIIGKNISLYERNILHYLKGFALYQKGQCKEGCKQMKEAMHIFDVLGLPEQVAYYQEHYEKFVKD is encoded by the coding sequence ATGGAACATCTTGGAAAAGTATTTCGTGAATTTCGGACAAGTGGTAATTATTCCTTAAAGGAGGCCGCAGGCGAGTCCTGTTCAACTTCTCAGTTATCTCGCTTTGAGCTTGGGGAGTCTGACCTAGCAGTCTCACGTTTCTTTGAGCTTTTGGATAACATTCATGTCACAATCGAAAATTTCATGGATAAGGCAAGGAATTTTCATAATCATGAACATGTTGCCATGATGGGACAAATTGTGCCTCTTTACTATTCAAATGATATTGCAGGTTTTCAAAAGCTTCAAATAGAACAACTTGAAAAGGCTAAGAGTTCGACGACTCCCCTTTATTTTGAGCTGAACTGGATTTTGTTACAAGGTTTGATTTGTCAAAGAGATTCGAGTTATGAGATGAAGCAGGATGATTTGGATAAGGTAGCAGATTATCTCTTTAAAACAGAAGAATGGACCATGTATGAGTTGATTCTGTTTGGTAACCTCTATAGTTTCTACGATGTGGATTATGTCACTCGGATTGGTAGAGAAGTTATGGAGAGGGAGGAATTTTACCTAGAGATTGGTCGCCATAAGAGATTAGTGTTGATTTTGGCCCTCAATTGTTACCAGCATTGTTTAGAGCATTCTTCTTTTGACAATGCAAGCTATTTTGAGGCTTATACAGAGAAGATTATTGGTAAAAACATTAGTCTGTATGAACGAAATATTTTACATTACTTAAAAGGTTTTGCCTTGTACCAAAAAGGACAGTGTAAAGAAGGCTGTAAGCAGATGAAAGAGGCCATGCATATTTTTGACGTGCTAGGTCTTCCAGAGCAAGTAGCCTACTATCAGGAACACTACGAGAAATTTGTCAAAGATTAA
- a CDS encoding NADP-dependent glyceraldehyde-3-phosphate dehydrogenase: MTRYQNLVNGEWKSSEKEITIYSPINQEELGTVPAMSQAEVDEAMQAARAALPAWRALSAVERAAYLHKTAAILERDKEEIGTILAKEVAKGIKAAIGEVVRTADLIRYAAEEGLRITGQAMEGGGFEAASKNKLAVVRREPVGVVLAIAPFNYPVNLSGSKIAPALIAGNVVMFKPPTQGSISGLLLAKAFEEAGIPAGVFNTITGRGSEIGDYIIEHKEVNFINFTGSTPIGERIGRLAGMRPIMLELGGKDAALVLEDADLEHAAKQIVAGAFSYSGQRCTAIKRVIVLESVADTLVTLLQAEVAKLTVGDPFDNADITPVIDNASADFIWGLIEDAQEKGAQALTPIKRESNLLWPVLFDQVTKDMKVAWEEPFGPVLPIIRVANVEEAIAFANESEFGLQSSVFTNDFKKAFEIAEKLEVGTVHINNKTQRGPDNFPFLGVKGSGAGVQGIKYSIEAMTNVKSIVFDVK, encoded by the coding sequence TTGACAAGATATCAGAATTTAGTAAATGGAGAATGGAAATCATCTGAAAAAGAAATTACGATTTATTCACCAATCAATCAAGAAGAATTAGGGACAGTACCCGCTATGAGCCAAGCAGAAGTAGATGAGGCTATGCAAGCTGCGCGTGCAGCATTGCCAGCATGGCGAGCTTTATCAGCAGTTGAACGTGCGGCTTATTTGCATAAAACAGCAGCTATTTTAGAACGCGATAAGGAAGAAATTGGTACTATCCTTGCCAAAGAAGTAGCAAAAGGGATTAAAGCAGCAATTGGAGAAGTCGTGCGTACAGCAGACTTGATTCGTTATGCTGCTGAGGAAGGTCTCCGTATCACTGGACAAGCAATGGAAGGTGGTGGTTTTGAGGCAGCAAGTAAAAATAAACTGGCTGTTGTCCGTCGTGAGCCGGTTGGAGTCGTGCTAGCTATTGCTCCCTTTAACTATCCAGTCAACCTTTCTGGATCTAAGATTGCTCCGGCCTTGATTGCAGGGAATGTGGTTATGTTTAAGCCACCAACACAAGGTTCCATTTCTGGTCTCTTGTTGGCTAAAGCCTTTGAAGAAGCAGGGATTCCAGCAGGTGTTTTCAATACTATTACGGGTCGTGGTTCAGAAATTGGAGATTATATCATTGAGCACAAAGAAGTCAACTTCATCAACTTTACAGGTTCAACTCCTATTGGAGAACGTATTGGTCGTTTAGCTGGTATGCGTCCTATCATGTTGGAGCTTGGTGGGAAAGATGCAGCTCTTGTACTAGAAGATGCAGATTTGGAACATGCTGCCAAGCAAATTGTTGCGGGTGCCTTTAGCTACTCAGGCCAACGTTGCACGGCCATTAAACGGGTCATTGTTCTTGAAAGTGTAGCAGATACATTAGTTACTTTGCTTCAAGCAGAGGTTGCTAAATTAACAGTTGGTGATCCATTTGACAATGCTGATATTACACCTGTTATTGACAATGCTTCAGCCGACTTCATCTGGGGCTTGATTGAGGATGCGCAAGAAAAAGGGGCTCAGGCTCTTACACCAATCAAACGTGAGAGCAATCTTCTCTGGCCAGTGCTTTTTGACCAAGTTACAAAAGATATGAAAGTAGCATGGGAAGAGCCATTTGGCCCTGTTTTACCAATTATTCGTGTGGCTAATGTAGAAGAAGCAATTGCCTTTGCCAACGAATCTGAATTCGGCCTTCAATCCTCAGTCTTTACAAATGATTTCAAAAAGGCCTTTGAAATTGCTGAAAAACTTGAAGTGGGTACAGTTCATATTAATAATAAAACCCAACGTGGTCCAGATAATTTCCCATTCCTTGGTGTCAAAGGTTCTGGAGCTGGAGTGCAAGGAATTAAATATAGCATTGAAGCGATGACAAATGTCAAATCCATTGTTTTTGATGTGAAATAA
- the ligA gene encoding NAD-dependent DNA ligase LigA — protein MNKRMNELVALLNHYATEYYTSDNPSVSDSEYDRLYRELVELETAYPDQVLADSPTHRVGGKVLDGFEKYSHQYPLYSLQDAFSREELEAFDARVRKEVAHPTYICELKIDGLSISLTYEKGILVVGATRGDGSVGENITENLKRVKDIPLTLPEELDITVRGECYMPRASFDQVNQARQENGEPEFANPRNAAAGTLRQLDTAVVAKRNLATFLYQEASPSTRDSQEKVLKHLEQLGFVVNSKRILAESMDEIWNFIQEVGEERDNLPYDIDGVVIKVNDLAGQEELGFTVKAPKWAVAYKFPAEEKEAQLLSVDWTVGRTGVVTPTANLTPVQLAGTTVSRATLHNVDYIAEKDIRKDDTVIVYKAGDIIPAVLRVVESKRVSEEKLDIPTNCPSCNSDLLHFEDEVALRCINPRCPAQIMEGLIHFASRDAMNITGLGPSIVEKLFAANLVKDVADIYRLKEEDFLLLEGVKEKSASKLYQAIQASKENSAEKLLFGLGIRHVGSKASQLLLQHFHSIENLAQADPEEVASIESLGGVIAKSLQTYFATEGSEILLRELREAGVNLDYKGQTVVANAALSGLTVVLTGKLERLKRSEAKSKLESLGAKVTGSVSKKTDLVVAGADAGSKLQKAQELGIEVRDEAWLESL, from the coding sequence ATGAATAAAAGAATGAATGAGTTAGTCGCCTTGCTCAATCACTATGCAACTGAGTACTATACCAGCGATAATCCCTCGGTTTCAGATAGTGAGTATGATCGCCTTTACCGAGAGTTGGTTGAGTTAGAAACTGCCTATCCAGATCAAGTGTTAGCAGATAGTCCGACCCATCGTGTTGGTGGCAAAGTCTTAGATGGTTTTGAAAAATACAGTCATCAGTATCCTCTTTATAGTTTGCAGGATGCTTTTTCACGTGAGGAGCTTGAAGCTTTTGACGCGCGTGTTCGTAAGGAAGTGGCTCATCCGACCTATATTTGTGAGCTGAAAATCGATGGCTTGTCTATCTCGCTTACTTATGAAAAGGGGATTTTAGTTGTTGGTGCAACACGTGGAGACGGTTCTGTTGGGGAGAATATCACAGAAAATCTTAAGCGTGTTAAGGACATTCCTTTGACCTTGCCAGAAGAACTAGATATCACAGTTCGTGGGGAATGTTACATGCCACGCGCTTCTTTTGACCAGGTCAACCAAGCTCGCCAAGAAAATGGAGAGCCTGAATTTGCCAATCCTCGTAATGCGGCGGCAGGCACACTACGTCAGTTGGATACAGCAGTAGTTGCCAAGCGTAATCTTGCGACTTTCCTCTATCAAGAAGCCAGCCCTTCAACTCGTGACAGCCAAGAAAAGGTTTTGAAGCACCTAGAACAGCTCGGTTTTGTAGTCAATTCTAAACGAATTCTGGCTGAAAGCATGGATGAGATTTGGAATTTTATCCAAGAAGTAGGAGAGGAACGGGACAATCTGCCTTATGATATCGATGGGGTGGTGATCAAGGTCAATGACCTAGCAGGTCAAGAAGAACTTGGTTTTACCGTTAAGGCTCCAAAGTGGGCAGTGGCCTACAAGTTTCCTGCTGAGGAAAAAGAAGCTCAACTCTTATCAGTTGATTGGACAGTTGGCCGTACGGGTGTTGTAACCCCAACTGCGAATCTAACACCAGTACAACTAGCCGGAACAACTGTTAGCCGTGCGACCCTGCACAATGTGGATTATATTGCTGAAAAAGATATCCGAAAAGACGACACGGTTATCGTTTATAAGGCTGGTGACATCATCCCTGCTGTTTTACGAGTGGTAGAGTCCAAACGGGTTTCTGAAGAGAAACTGGATATCCCTACAAACTGTCCAAGTTGTAACTCTGACTTGCTGCACTTTGAAGATGAAGTGGCCCTGCGTTGTATCAATCCGCGTTGCCCTGCTCAAATCATGGAAGGCTTGATTCACTTTGCTTCTCGTGATGCTATGAATATTACAGGCCTTGGTCCATCTATTGTTGAGAAACTCTTTGCTGCTAATCTGGTTAAGGACGTGGCAGATATTTATCGTTTGAAAGAGGAAGATTTTCTTCTTTTAGAGGGGGTTAAGGAAAAGTCTGCTTCTAAACTGTATCAAGCCATTCAAGCATCTAAGGAAAACTCTGCTGAAAAACTCTTGTTTGGACTAGGGATTCGCCATGTCGGAAGCAAGGCCAGTCAGTTGTTACTTCAACATTTTCATTCAATTGAAAATCTGGCTCAGGCAGATCCAGAGGAAGTGGCTAGTATTGAAAGTCTGGGTGGTGTGATTGCCAAGAGTCTTCAGACTTACTTTGCTACAGAAGGCTCTGAAATTCTCCTCAGAGAATTGAGAGAAGCTGGGGTCAATCTGGACTATAAAGGTCAGACAGTAGTTGCGAATGCGGCCTTGTCAGGTTTGACCGTGGTATTGACTGGAAAATTGGAACGTCTCAAGCGCTCAGAAGCTAAAAGTAAACTCGAAAGTCTGGGTGCCAAAGTGACAGGCAGTGTTTCTAAAAAGACCGACCTCGTCGTGGCAGGTGCAGACGCTGGAAGTAAACTGCAAAAAGCACAAGAACTTGGTATCGAGGTTCGAGATGAAGCTTGGCTAGAAAGTCTGTAA
- a CDS encoding ABC-F family ATP-binding cassette domain-containing protein, whose protein sequence is MIILQANKIERSFAGEVLFDNINLQVDERDRIALVGKNGAGKSTLLKILVGEEEPTSGEINKKKDISLSYLAQDSRFESENTIYDEMLHVFDDLRRMEKQLRQMELEMGEKSGEDLEKLMSDYDRLSENFRQAGGFTYEADIRAILNGFKFDESMWQMKIAELSGGQNTRLALAKMLLEKPNLLVLDEPTNHLDIETIAWLENYLVNYSGALIIVSHDRYFLDKVATITLDLTKHSLDRYVGNYSRFVELREQKIATEAKNYEKQQKEIAALEDFVNRNLVRASTTKRAQSRRKQLEKMERLDKPEAGKKSANMTFQSEKTSGNVVLTVENVAIGYDGEVLSEPINLDLRKMNAVAIVGPNGIGKSTFIKSIVDQIPFIKGEKRFGANVEVGYYDQTQSKLTASNTVLDELWNDFKLTPEVEIRNRLGAFLFSGDDVKKSVGMLSGGEKARLLLAKLSMENNNFLILDEPTNHLDIDSKEVLENALIDFDGTLLFVSHDRYFINRVATHVLELSENGSILYLGDYDYYVDKKAEMEVSQIEEDSTSNQAKEASPVNDYQAQKESQKEVRKLMRQIESLEAEIEELESQSQVISEQMLETNDAEKLMELQAELDKISHRQEEAMLEWEELSEQV, encoded by the coding sequence ATGATTATTTTACAAGCTAATAAAATTGAACGTTCATTTGCAGGAGAGGTTCTTTTTGATAATATCAACCTGCAGGTTGATGAACGTGATAGGATTGCCCTTGTTGGGAAAAATGGAGCAGGTAAGTCTACTCTTTTGAAGATTTTGGTTGGAGAAGAGGAGCCAACTAGCGGAGAAATCAATAAGAAAAAAGATATTTCTCTGTCTTACCTAGCCCAAGATAGCCGTTTTGAATCTGAAAATACCATCTACGATGAGATGCTTCATGTATTTGATGACTTACGTCGGATGGAGAAACAACTTCGTCAGATGGAGCTGGAGATGGGTGAAAAGTCTGGTGAAGATTTAGAGAAACTGATGTCAGATTACGATCGCTTATCAGAGAATTTTCGCCAAGCAGGTGGCTTTACCTATGAAGCCGATATTCGAGCGATTTTAAATGGATTCAAGTTTGATGAATCTATGTGGCAGATGAAAATTGCTGAGCTTTCTGGTGGTCAAAATACTCGCTTGGCACTTGCCAAAATGCTTCTTGAAAAGCCCAATCTCTTGGTCTTGGACGAGCCAACCAACCACTTGGATATCGAAACCATCGCCTGGCTAGAGAATTACTTGGTAAATTATAGCGGTGCTCTCATTATTGTCAGCCACGACCGTTATTTCTTGGACAAGGTTGCAACGATTACGCTGGATTTGACCAAGCATTCTTTGGATCGCTATGTTGGCAACTACTCTCGTTTTGTCGAGCTGAGGGAGCAAAAGATAGCTACTGAGGCAAAAAACTATGAAAAGCAACAGAAGGAAATTGCAGCTCTGGAAGACTTTGTCAATCGCAATCTAGTCCGAGCTTCGACGACCAAACGTGCCCAATCTCGTCGTAAACAACTGGAAAAAATGGAGCGTTTGGACAAGCCTGAAGCTGGTAAGAAATCAGCCAACATGACCTTCCAGTCTGAAAAAACGTCGGGCAATGTTGTTTTGACTGTTGAAAATGTGGCTATTGGCTATGATGGGGAAGTACTGTCAGAGCCTATCAACCTAGACCTTCGTAAGATGAATGCTGTTGCTATCGTTGGTCCCAATGGTATCGGCAAGTCAACTTTTATTAAATCAATCGTGGACCAGATTCCTTTTATCAAGGGTGAAAAGCGATTTGGCGCCAATGTGGAGGTTGGTTACTATGACCAAACCCAAAGTAAGTTGACAGCAAGTAATACGGTGCTGGATGAACTCTGGAATGATTTTAAACTGACACCAGAAGTTGAAATCCGTAACCGTCTAGGTGCCTTTCTTTTTTCAGGAGATGATGTTAAAAAATCAGTTGGTATGCTGTCTGGAGGAGAGAAAGCTCGTTTGCTTTTGGCTAAATTGTCTATGGAAAACAACAACTTCTTGATTCTGGACGAGCCGACCAACCATCTGGATATTGATAGCAAGGAAGTGTTGGAAAATGCCTTGATTGATTTTGATGGGACCTTGCTCTTTGTCAGCCACGACCGTTACTTTATCAATCGTGTGGCAACTCATGTTTTAGAATTATCTGAAAATGGTTCGATTCTCTATCTTGGAGATTACGACTATTATGTCGATAAAAAGGCTGAAATGGAAGTCAGTCAGATAGAGGAAGATTCAACCAGCAATCAAGCAAAAGAAGCAAGTCCAGTCAATGATTATCAGGCACAGAAAGAAAGTCAAAAAGAAGTTCGTAAGCTCATGCGACAAATTGAAAGTCTAGAAGCTGAAATCGAAGAGTTAGAAAGTCAAAGCCAAGTCATTTCTGAACAAATGTTGGAGACAAACGATGCCGAAAAACTGATGGAATTGCAGGCTGAACTGGACAAAATCAGCCACCGTCAGGAAGAAGCCATGCTTGAGTGGGAAGAATTGTCAGAGCAGGTGTAA